The Rhodococcus rhodochrous DNA window GCACGCTTCGAGGCCTGCGTGGAGGTGCCGCTCGAGGCGATGGCGTCGGAGCAGTGGCTCGCGCAGTGGCGGGAGAAGGGCTGGCCGAGCAGGCCCGACAACGACGAATCGGCCACTTGACCTGCTGATTTGTGATTCGCGAATGCCGTGGCATAAGCTGTCCAAGCTCCCAACGGAACGCCAAACCCGTTGAGGGTGCGGTTCGGAGAAATCCGATCGGGCCCCCTTCGTCTAGCGGCCTAGGACGCCGCCCTTTCAAGGCGGTAGCGCGGGTTCGAATCCCGTAGGGGGTACGCTTCGACCTCGTCGAAGTGTGCAGTATCTTGGTGTGAGAAGTGAATATGTATGGCCCTGTGGCGCAGTTGGTTAGCGCGCCGCCCTGTCACGGCGGAGGTCGCGGGTTCGAGTCCCGTCAGGGTCGCTCCAGAGTTTCGATCGGCATTCGGTTCGGGTGCCGTCCGGCCAGGTAGCTCAGTTGGTACGAGCGTCCGCCTGAAAAGCGGAAGGTCGCCGGTTCGATCCCGGCCCTGGCCACCACGGTTGTCCGGCGAACAACCATCAATTTCATATCTTCGACCCACCGGTTGCGGTGGGTCGAGCTGTGGGAACTTCGGTTCCTCATGGCCCTGTGGCGCAGTTGGTTAGCGCGCCGCCCTGTCACGGCGGAGGTCGCGGGTTCGAGTCCCGTCAGGGTCGCTCCAGGCGAAGCCCCGGTATCACATCGATACCGGGGCTTCGTCGTCGTCAGCCGTTCGCAGGCGGTGTCTGCTCGCCGTCCCACTCGCATCGCCGATCCGCACCGGGTGCGGTCCGGCTCGCTATCGTGAGGACACAAAACATGTTCTAGTGTGTGCCCTACACAACTAGTGGACATCTGTCCGAGCGACCTGGCCCTCCGAGCGAACCCCGAGGTGGAATGTGCGCATAGCTCTGTTGTCGTACCGGAGCAAGCCGCATTGTGGGGGTCAGGGGGTCTACGTTCGCCATCTCAGTCGCGAACTCGTCGCCCAGGGACACACCGTCGAGGTGTTCTCCGGGCAGCCGTACCCCGAGCTCGACCCCGGCGTGACGCTCACGAAGGTGCCCAGTCTCGATCTCTATCGCGACGACGATCCGTTCCGCACCCCGAAACCGGGTGAGTACCGCGACTGGATCGACGTCCTCGAGGTCGCCACCATGTGGACCGCCGGTTTCCCCGAACCGCGCACCTTCGGTCTGCGCGCCGCACGACTGTTGCGCGACCGCCTCGGCGACTTCGACGTCGTGCACGACAACCAGTCGCTCGCGTCCGGGTTGCTGCGCATCGCCGAGGACCTTCCCCTCGTTGCGACGATCCACCATCCGATCACCCGCGACCGCGAACTCGATCTCGCCTCCGCGACCACCCTCCGCCGTAGGATCACGCTCCGGCGCTGGTACGGATTCCTGCGCATGCAGGAGAAGGTGGCCCGGCAGATTCCCACGCTGCTCACGGTGTCGGAGAACTCGGCCGACGACATCCGCACGGCCTTCGGGATCGAATCCGAACGCATCCACACGATCCCGCTCGGCGTGAACACGGAGGTGTTCGCGCCGCGGAAGGACGAGCGCGTTCCCGGCCGGATCGTCTGCGTCGCGAGCGCCGACGCCCCGCTCAAGGGTGTTCCCACCCTGCTCGAGGCGGTCGCGAAGCTGCGCACCGAACGCGAGATCGAACTGGTCCTCGTCTCGAAGCTCGCCCCGGGCGGCGCCACCGAGAAGCTCATCGACGAACTCGCGATCGGCGACGTCGTGCGCACCGTCTCCGGGATCGACGACACCGAACTCGCCGACCTGCTCGCCTCCGCCGAGGTCGCGGCGGTGCCGTCGCTGTACGAGGGATTCTCGTTGCCGGCCGTCGAGGCGATGTCGTGCGGAACACCGCTCGTCGCGAGCCGCGCCGGGGCCATCCCCGAGGTCGTCGGGGACGCCGGTCTGCTCGTGCCCCCGGGCGACGCCGAACAGCTCGCAGCGGGGCTCGCGCGCCTGTTCGACGACCCGGCCGAGCGTCGGCGTCTCGGCGCGAAGGGCCGCGACCGGGTGCTCGAACGCTACAGCTGGGCGGCCGTGGCCGCGCAGACCGCCGCGATCTACGACAAGGCGATCGCCGCGCATCGAGAGGGGAAGAACGGATGCTGACCGTCGACTTCGACCGCCTGGGCGTCGTACCGGGGATACGCGCTCTCGACATCGGGGCCGGCGCGGGGCGCCACTCCTTCGAGCTGTACCGCCGCGGCGCGGATGTCGTCGCCTTCGACCAGAACGCCGACGACATGAAGGCCGTCGCCGACATGTTCGTCGCGATGGAACTCGAAGGCGAGGTCCCCGAGGGTGCGCTGGCCCGGGCCGAGGTCGGCGACGCGCTCGCGCTGCCGTACGCCGACGCGACCTTCGATCTCGTGCTCATTTCCGAGGTGCTCGAGCACGTGCCGGAGGACGAACGGGCCATCGCCGAACTCGTCCGGGTCCTCAAGCCCGGTGGTGTCGCGGCCGTGACCGTGCCGCGCTGGCTGCCGGAGAAGATCTGCTGGGCACTGTCGGACGCCTACCACGAGGTGGAGGGCGGGCACATCCGCATCTACAAGGCCGACGAACTCGCCGCGAAACTCGCCGCCGCGGGTCTCACTGTCTCGGGCACCGACCACGCCCACGCGCTGCACGCGCCGTACTGGTGGCTCAAGTGCGCCGTCGGCGTCGACAACGACGACAATCCGCTGACGAAGGCGTACCACCGGCTGCTGGTCTGGGATCTCATGAAGGCCCCGTGGATCACCCGCACGGCCGAGAAGATCCTCGATCCCGTTATCGGGAAGAGTGTCGTGTTCTACCTTGAGAAGCCGGGAAACGCCGGTGCGGCGCGGTGAATCCGCGCGCGTGACGGTGCCGTCGGTGCCGGGTGTTCTGTCGCCGGAACAGAGCCTGGCGACGGGCCGGGCCATCGCGCGGATGCAGGAGCCCTCGGGAGCCGTCCCGTGGTTCCCCGGTGGGCACATCGACCCGTGGGATCACATCGAATCCGCGATGGCGTTGACCGCCATCGGTTTACGTGAAGAGGCGGACGCCGCCTTCGAGTGGTCGCGGCGGACACAGCGTGCCGACGGGTCGTGGCCCATCCAGTTCCGCGGCGACATCGTCGAGAACCACGACACCGACAGCAATTTCACCGCCTACATCGCCGTGGGCGTATGGCACCACCATCTCGTGACGGGCGATCGCGGGTTCGCCGAGCACATGTGGCCGACGGTGCGGGCAGCGCTCGACCTTGTGGTCGACATGCAGTTGCCGGGCGGCCAGATCTCCTGGGCGCGAGGCGACGGCGGAATGTTCGACGAAGCGCTGCTCACTGGTTGCTCGAGTATCCACCAGAGTCTGTGGTGCGGTCTGCGGATCGCCGACCTGGTCGGTGAGGCGCAACCCGAATGGGAGGTCGCGCTGATCCGTCTCGGCCACGCTCTGCGTCGGCACCCCGAGGCGTTCACACCCAAGCCCGAGTACTCGATGGACTGGTACTACCCGATCCTCGGGGGAGCGGTGCGCGGCACCGACGCGCACGAACGGATCCGCGAGCGCTGGTCGGATTTCGTCGTCGACGGGCTCGGGATCCGTTGCGTCGACCATCGTCCGTGGGTCACCGGAGCCGAGACGTGTGAACTGGTCCTGGCGCTCGACGCACTCGGCCACGCCGGGCGTGCCCGCGAATTGTTCGCGGCCATGCAGCATCTGCGCGACCCGGACGGTTCGTACTGGACCGGTCTGGTCTACGCCGACGGCAAGCGGTGGCCGGTGGAGGTCAGTTCCTGGACCAGCGCAGCGGTGATCCTCGCCGCCGATGCGCTCTCGCGCACGACGGGAGGAAACGCGATCTTCCGGGATGCGGCGGCACCCGCCGACCAGGTGGGCGCCGACCGCTGCACCGAACGTTGCCCGGTGCTCGTCCCGTAGTTCAACTGCCGGGCAGGGATCCGACCGTGCCGGCGGTGCGTTCGAGGACGCGCAGCGAGGACGTCACCGACTTCTCGACGAACTCGCCGCTCTCCAGTGCGAGACAGTAGATCTCGTACGGAGGCCGGCCGCCGTCCTTCGGGTCGGGGAAGACGTCGTGGATGATCAGGGCGCCGCCGATGCGCACCCATCTCGCCCAGCCGTCGTAGTCCGCCCGGGCCGCCTCGCTGCTGTGTCCACCGTCGATGAACACGAACGATGCGGGGGTGCGCCAGAACGACGCCACCACAGGAGAATTGCCGACCACCGCGACGACGTGCGATTCGAGGTCGCCGTCGGCGAGGGTGTGCCGCAGCGCGCCGACCGTGTCGAGGCGGCCGGTGTGCGGGTCGACCAGCGACGGATCGTGGTACTCCCAGCCGGGCTGATGCTCTTCCGAACCGCGGTGGTGGTCGACGGTGACGATGGTGCCGCCGGTCGTCTTGGCCGCAGCTCCGAGATACACGGTCGAGCGGCCGCAGTAGGTGCCGATCTCGACGCCGACGCCGTCACCGAGATACTGCACCGCAGCCTCGTGCAGTGCGGTTCCCTCGTCCTGGGGCATGAAACCCGGTGTCGCCTCGGCGAGTTCGATCGCCTCGCGGGGCAGGGTGGTGCGGGACATCGGATGGATCTCCGTTCTTCTCGCGTGATGCGGTGTATCCCGAGTCACCCTACCGACCGATCGCGGCGTCCGATGCTCTCGGACACGACGGTGAGACTGTCGAGATCGCGGATCGCGGCGCACGACCGCTCGACCATCACCGCGAACATGCGGTCGCCGCGCTCGGTCCTCGTGGCGATCCGGCCCGTTCCGATCCGCTCGACCTGCACGTGCGTACCGTGCCACCGAGCACGGCCGAGAGTCGTTCGGGAGTCAGGTCGTCCACCGACAACTACAGATCGGTCATCGTGCGCTCCGGCCGGGGTTTGCGGGTAGAGGTGCGAAACGCTCGGGGTCGCGGGTCGTCCGCCACGCGGCGGCGACCGGGGCGAGCTCGGTGGGCTTGGCGCCGTTTCGGTGGGCGCCGCGTCGATCGGTCCGGAATGAGCACGGACCTGCGCGTCGTCCCTGAAACGGTGCAGTACCTGAGGATCCCAGCTGTTCGCACGCACGAGCACGTCACCACAGCCCTGCAGGTAGGTCGCGAGCCGTCCGGTCAGCTTCCGCGAACGAAAGATCCTCGGGCGTCGACTCGTCGACGGTCGCGAGGACCGACCAGATGCGATCTGTCGACCGGGCTACGACGGGACACGCCGTGCCGCCGCCACCGGACTCGTTGTACGGGGGACTGACGGAGATCACCGCGAATCTCCCACCTCGGCGAGCCAATGCGCGGTGATCGCTGTTTCATAGGCCATGACCACGGCTGTGGTCAGTGGATGTTCGGTATCCCGCGGTCGGCACAACGATTGGGGTCTCGGTTCAAGAACCGATTCCATCCGTTCCACAGTTCGTCGATGAGCTCGAGGAGCCGTTCACGAGAAGGCGTGAACTGGGTACTGGTTGTCATGGGCGGTGATCCTAGGAATGTGAACCGTCAGGTTCTGTGGGAGGAGGTTCTGCCCTGACCGGATGTGGCAAGACGATTTGTCGGCTGATTCGATCAGTGTCAATATTGATGGGTATCGATTCAAACTGATAGTGGTGACCTCTGCTGCGCACCACTGGTACGGGAACCTCTGACGGAGGACTGGGCCGCAGACCTGGCCCGGATGTTCAAGGCGATCGGAGACCCGGTACGCCTACGGCTGCTCAGCCTGATCGCCAGCCATGAGGGCGGCGAAAGCTGTGTCTGCGACATCAGCCCGGCCTTCGACCTGTCCCAGCCGACCATCTCGCATCACCTCAAGGTGCTGCGCGAGGCCGGCCTGCTCGACTGCGAACGCCGTGGCACCTGGGTGTACTACCGGGTGATCCCCTCTGCCTTGGCCCAGCTGTCGGCCGTCCTGTCCCCGGAACGGGGAGTCGTGCCCGGCTCGGACTGCACCGTGGTCGACGATGCCGCGGAGGCGACGCGATGACCGCGACGAACACCGAGCACCAGGCGGTCGTCGGGAAGATGTCGACCCTCGACCGGTTCCTGGCCGTGTGGATCGGCGCCGCCATCGTCGTCGGCCTGTTGCTCGGCCGGATGATTCCCGGCCTGGGTGAAGCGTTGAGTTTCATCGAGATCGACGGCATCTCCCTGCCGATCGCCCTCGGTCTGCTGATCATGATGTATCCAGTGCTGGCGAAGGTGCGCTACGACCGTCTCGACACCGTCACCGGCGACCGCAAGCTGTTGATCTCGTCGCTGATCCTCAACTGGGTCCTCGGCCCGGCACTGATGTTCGCGCTCGCCTGGCTGATGCTGCCGGATCTGCCCGAATATCGCACCGGCCTGATCATTGTGGGTCTGGCTCGCTGCATCGCGATGGTGATCATATGGAACGACCTCGCGTGCGGTGACCGGGAAGCCGCGGCGGTGCTGGTGGCGATCAACTCGGTCTTCCAGGTGATCATGTTCGCCGTGCTCGGCTGGTTCTACCTGTCGGTGCTTCCCGGCTGGCTGGGTCTCGAACAGGCCGCCCTGGATGTGTCGCCGTGGCAGATCGCCAAGTCGGTGCTGATCTTCCTCGGCATTCCCCTGGTCGCAGGGTTCCTCACCCGGCACTTCGGTGAGAAAGCCAAGGGCCGCACCTGGTACGAGGACACCTTCCTGCCGAAGATCGGGCCGTGGGCACTCTACGGGTTGCTGTTCACCATCGTGATCCTGTTCGCGTTGCAGGGCGAGCAGATCACCTCCCGACCGCTGGACGTCGTGCGGATCGCGCTGCCGCTGCTGGCGTACTTCGCGATCATGTGGGGCGGCGGATACCTGTTCGGCGCCGCGATCGGCCTCGGCTACGAACGCACCACCACCCTCGCGTTCACCGCGGCCGGCAACAACTTCGAGCTGGCCATCGCGGTGGCGATCGGCACCTTCGGGGTGACCTCGGGTCAGGCTCTGGCCGGGGTGGTCGGACCGCTCATCGAGGTCCCGGTTCTTGTTGCGCTGGTCTATGTTTCGCTTGCCCTGCGCAACCGTTTCGCCCGCCGCGAGTCGCCACAGGTACCCACATCGAGAGAGGGCTGATCCGTGAGCGCACCGAGTGTGTTGTTCGTCTGTGTCCACAACGCCGGCCGCTCCCAGATGGCTGCCGGGTTCCTCACCGCCCTGGCCGGGGACCGGATCGAAGTGCGCTCCGCCGGAAGCGCCCCGGCCGAGCAGGTCAATCCGGCCGCGGTCGCGGCGATGGCCGAGGTCGGCATCGACATCTCCACCGAGAATCCGAAGATCCTCACCACCGAGGCGGTGCAGGCATCGGATGTGGTGATCACGATGGGCTGCGGGGACACCTGCCCGGTGTTCCCCGGCAAGTCCTACCGCGACTGGGTGCTCGACGACCCGGCCGGGCAGGGCCTCGAAGCGGTGCGCTCGATCCGGGACGAGATCGAGGCCAAGGTCGAAGCCCTCATCGCCGAGTTGACCGCCCCGTCTTCCCCGCGCTGACAGGAGGCTCTTCGATGACGACGAACGTCGATGTCGTGGTGGTCGGCGGTGGGCAGGCGGGTCTGGCTGCCGGCTACTACCTGCGGCGGGCCGGGCACCGCTTCGTGATCCTCGACGACCAGGAACGGCCGGGTGGGGCGTGGCCGCACATGTGGTCCTCGCTGCATCTGTTCTCCCCGGCGGAATTCGCGTCCCTGCCCGGGTGGCCGATGCCCCGCTGGCCGGACGGATTCCCGCCTGCACGGCATGTCGTCGACTATCTCACCGCCTACGAAACCCGCTACGGCCTGCCGATCGAGCGGCCGGTGCGGGTGCAGGCGGTACGCCGCGACGGCCCTGATCTGCTGGTCGACACCGACCGCGGGCAGTGGCGGGCGCGGCGGGTGATCAGCGCCACCGGTACCTGGCAGCGACCGTTTCTGCCGAGCTATCCGGGCATGAATGTGTTCACCGGGCGGCAGTTGCACACCGTCGACTACCGTAGCGCGGCCGAGTTTACCGGCTCGGACGTCGTAGTGGTCGGGGGTGGCAACTCCGCGGCTCAACTCGTCGCCGAGATCTCCACCACCGCGAGAACCATCTGGGTCACCAACCGGCCCCCGCGGTTCCTGCCGGATGGCGTCGATGGCCGGGCCTTGTTCGAGCTCGCCTCCCGCCGTGCAGTGGCCCTGGCTGCCGGACGGACCGATCCCGGCGGCATCGCCGCCCTGGGGGACATCGTGATGGTCCCGGAGGTGCTTGCCGCCCGTGAGCGTGGCGTCATGACCGCGCTGCCGATGTTCGATCGGCTCACCCGGGACGGCATCGCCTGGGGACAGCGCCACCGAACCGCCGATGTCGTGCTGTGGGCCACGGGATTTCGGCCCGCCCTCGCACATCTGCGGCCGTTGCGGTTGCGCGATCACACCGGCACGGTGCCGGTCGCCGGCACCCGCTCGCTCAAGGAATCGCGCCTGCATCTGCTCGGCTACGGCGACTGGACCGGTCCCGGTTCGGCCACCATCCTCGGCGTCGGCCGCACCGCCAAGGCCACCGTCGCCGACCTCGACCTCGACCTCGACCTCGACCTCGACACCTGATCTGCGTGAAAGGACCTCGACCGTGAGCACACCCTCGGTGCTGTTCGTCTGCGTGAAGAACGGCGGAAAGTCCCAGATGGCCGCCGGCCTGATGCGGGCCGCCGCCGGCGACACCGTTACGGTGCACTCCGCCGGTACGAAGCCCGGTGCCGGCATCAATGCCCTGGCGGCCGAAGTGCTCCTCGAGGTCGGCGTCGACATCACCGGCCAGACCCCGACACCGGTCGACCCCGACCTGGTCCGCGACGTCGATCTCGTGGTCACCCTCGGCCGCGAAGCCCACCTCGAGCCGGTGGCCGGGACACAGTTCGAGAACTGGGACACCGACGAGCCGTCCGAGCGCGGCATCGTCGGCATCGAACGGATGCGGCTGGTCCGCGACGACATCGCCGCTCGTGTCACCGACCTTGCCGACCGGCTCCGTCGCTGAAGACACCGAGGTCGGCCACCCGAATCCGGTGGCCGACCTCGAGGGAAGCCGTTCAGCAGGACGGTGCGGCCGAAGCCTGCTGCGTGTCCTCGGCCGGGGCGGCGGTGCCGCAGCACATGCCACCCACGGCGGTGGCCGGATCGTCGAGATGCTGTGGGCTCGAGCCGAAGGTTTCCGAATCGGCGAGGACGGTGTAGACCTCCCACTTCTCCCCGGCCGGGCCGGTAACCCACACTTTGTCCTGGGTGGCGAAGCAGCAGGTGGTGCCGATCTCCTCCTCGGTGAACAGCCCTTCGTCGGTGAGGCGGGCGATTTCGGCGTGGACCTTCTCGCTCGATTCGACCTCCACGCCGAGGTGGTTGATGGTGCCGCCCTTGCCGGGGTTTTCGAGCAGGACCAGCTTCAGTGGCGGTTCGGCGATCGCGAAGTTCGCGTAGCCGGGCTCGAGCTTGGCCGGTTCGGTGCCGAACAGTTTCGTGTAGAAGGCGACCGCTTCTTGCAGGTCGTCGACGTTGAGGGCGAGTTGTGCGCGGGACATGTCAGCCTCCACCTGTGTGGCATATGTCGAAATACTGGACAGGTACAGGATGCGCCACCTTTTCGACATATGTCAAGTAAGTGGATAAGCTCGAACCATGCCGAAAGCCCTGCCCATGATCGACGTCAGCACCCCGATCTGCTGCGAACCGGTCTCGGCCGCACCCATGAGCGACAACGCAGCTCTCGAACTCGCACTACGCCTGAAGGCCCTGGCGGACCCGGTCCGCATCAAGCTCATGTCGATCCTGCTCACCGCCGACGGCGGTGAAGTGTGCACCTGCGATCTCGCCACCGACATCGGCTTGGCCGAATCCACTGTCAGTCACCACCTCGGGCAGCTGCGCAAGGCCGGCATGGTCGTATCCGAACGCCGCGGGATGAACGTCTTCTACCGTGCCCGCGCCGAGTCCCTCGAAGCCCTGCGGATGGTGCTGGACCCGAACTGTTGTCGCTGATCCCGACGTGGTGTCGATTACCTGCCATATGGCCCGGAAGGACGTACATCGAGCAGAAAATCGGGGGTTGGGCGCGCAGCGGCCTTGGTTGGGTCGCTGGTCCGGTGAAGACTGTGTGCAGGACGACGGCGTCGGCCACGCGTCCCGCCAGGTCGAGCGTGCGCTCGCCGAGCGCGACCATGAGGATCGGGATGCGGTCGACGTCCTCGGCGGTGCGTCGCAGATACGGGAAGTCGCCGGCTGGGCCGTGCCGGTCGACGACTGCGTCACCGCGCCACAGCGTCCGGAGCAGATCGACGGTGTCCTCGAGCCGCGCCGACGTCACGCGAGGCAGACCCATGAGAGCGAACAGCACGTCGAAGCCGCGGCCGAGCCCGAGGGCGTAGCGGCCGCGGCTCAACCGGTGCAGTGTGGTCGCCATCGTCGCTGTGACGAGGGGATGGCGGGTGTGCGGATTGGTCGCTGCAGTGCCGATCCCGAGCGTGCGGCTCGTCGCGGCGGCCGCACCGGCCAGCGCTGCCGCGTCCTTGGTGTCGAACCGTTCCGACAGGAAGACCGAGCCGAGACCGATGCGTTCGGCGACGGCGATCTCGTCGAGCAGCGCCCTCGGGTCGTCGGCGTGCCCGGCGAGGCCGTAGAACCCGAGTTCCGGACAGTCCGGCTCCGGTACGGATCCGCCGGGGATGCTCACGAGCGGGCCGCCGCCTTCCGTCGCTGCAGCACGCTGCCCACTGCGTTGTCGAGCTTCGAGCCCAGCGGCCAGCCCACGTAGTGACACAGGAACAGGGCGATCTCGCGGAGCTGCTGCTCGTCGAGTTCCTCGTTCTTCAGCGCCGCTTCGATCTGGATCTCGGCGATGTCCGGGGCGCCCTGCGCGGTGAGTGCCCCGAGCAGCAGCAGTCGCCGATCACGAATGGTCAGCCCGGGCCGGGTCCAGATGTTCGCGAACAGGTGGTCGGCGGTGACGGCGAAGTGCTCACCGGGACCGTCCTGCATCTCCCAGCCGTAGACCTTGGACATCATCTCCAGGCCGCGGCGGCGGGTCTCGTCGGTCATGCGTGCTCCTTCCGGGAACGGGTCCGTGCGATCTCTCCCGTGCCGACTCCGAGGCCGGGGCCGAGGTCGGACAGCGCCCGGGCTCCGAGCGGCAGATCGACTCCGAGGCGATCGCCGAGATCGAGTGCCAGCGCGAGATCCTTCTCACCCAGGGCGCGCACGCGCGAGAAGATCGGGAACCAGGAGTCGTCCTCCGCGAGAGGAGATGTGGTGTCGCGCCACATGATCGAACCGGCGCCGCGGGTGATCGCGTCGGTGTGCCGGACGACCTTGCCGAGCTCGGTGATGTCGATGCCCGCGGTCTCGGCGAGTCGTTGTGCCTCCGTCGCCGCGGTGAACGCGATGAAGTGGAGCAGGTTGCGGGCGAGCTTCATCCGGGTTCCCGCCCCGACGGGACCCGCGTGCACGACCAGCGACGCGAAGGTGCCGAACGGTTCCTCGATCTTGGCGAAGCCGTCGTCGGTCGCGCCGACCATCACGGCGAGAGTGCCGTTCTTCGCACCGCCGGCGCCGCCGCTGACCGGTGCATCGACGAAGTCGACTCCCTTCTCGGCACACTTCGCGGCGAGCTCGACGGCGGTGGTGTCGGAGATCGTCGAGTGCACCGCGACGACCGTGCCGGGCCGGGCCGTCGCGAGCAGTCCGTTCGGACCGGTGACGACGTCGCGGACCTGGGCGTCGTCGAGGACGGTCACGCACACGAGGTCGCAGTCGGCGGCCAGCTCCGCCGGGCTCGACGCCGCCGCGGCGCCCTTGTCGGTGAACGGGCTCATCGCCTCGGGCACCACGTCGAGCACGGTGAGGCCTCCGGGTCGGGTGAGCAACCGCTCGGCCATCGGTGCCCCCATGTTGCCCAGCCCGATGTAACCGACCCGGCCGATCATGGAGTCGGTCACGAGCGGATCACCTGCCCGCCGTCGACGTTGAAGATCTGCCCTGTGACCCAGGCGGCCTCGTCGGAGAGCAGGAACAGGCACATGCCGACGAGATCGTCGGGAGTGCCCATGCGCTTGAGCGGCAACTGCTTCACCATGTCGGCGACCATATTCGCGGGGGTGGTGGTGCGGGTCGCCTCGGTGTCGATGGGGCCGGGGGCGATCGCATTGATGCGGATGTTCGACCCGCCGAGCTCGACGGCGAGTTGCTGTGTGAGACCGTTGATCCCGACCTTCGCGAGCCCGTAGAAACCCGAGTACAGCCAGGCCGCCGTCGACGACTGGTTGACGATCGACCCGCCGTTCTTGGTCATGTGCGGCCACACTGCGCGGGTGACGTTGAGGGCGCCGTCGAGGTTCACGCTCATGAACTTCTTGTAGTAGTCCCACGGAACCGTCAGCAGCAGATCGAGTTTCATGCCGCCGTAGATGGCGGCATTGTTGACCACGTGGTCGATGCCGCCGTAGGTCTCGACGGTCGACACGGCGAGTGCCTCGGCGGAGGCGGGGTCGGAGACATCGACCGACGTGAAGCTCGCGATGCCGCCGTCGGCGACGATCTGTTTGGCGACCTGCTCGCCGAGTTCGGCATCGATATCGGCGACCACCACGTTCGCGCCCTCGGCGGCGAGCGCACGCGCGTACGCCTCGCCGATCCCCTGGGCGGCGCCGGTGACGATCGCGGTGCGACCGGTGAAACGTGCCATCGGAAAAGTCCTTTCGGAAGTTCGGGTCAGCTCGCGGGTTCGGCGACGAGCTTGGTCTCCAGGTATTCCTCGAAACCGGCCACACCCATCTCGCGGCCGATCCCGGACTGCTTGTAGCCCCCGAACGGGGCGTCGGCGGCGTACCAGATGCCGCCGTTGACGCCGAGCGTGCCGGTCCGTACACCTGCGACGATCCGCGCGATGCGGTCCGGATCGGTGCCGT harbors:
- a CDS encoding NAD(P)-dependent oxidoreductase; protein product: MTDSMIGRVGYIGLGNMGAPMAERLLTRPGGLTVLDVVPEAMSPFTDKGAAAASSPAELAADCDLVCVTVLDDAQVRDVVTGPNGLLATARPGTVVAVHSTISDTTAVELAAKCAEKGVDFVDAPVSGGAGGAKNGTLAVMVGATDDGFAKIEEPFGTFASLVVHAGPVGAGTRMKLARNLLHFIAFTAATEAQRLAETAGIDITELGKVVRHTDAITRGAGSIMWRDTTSPLAEDDSWFPIFSRVRALGEKDLALALDLGDRLGVDLPLGARALSDLGPGLGVGTGEIARTRSRKEHA
- a CDS encoding carboxymuconolactone decarboxylase family protein: MTDETRRRGLEMMSKVYGWEMQDGPGEHFAVTADHLFANIWTRPGLTIRDRRLLLLGALTAQGAPDIAEIQIEAALKNEELDEQQLREIALFLCHYVGWPLGSKLDNAVGSVLQRRKAAARS
- a CDS encoding SDR family oxidoreductase, giving the protein MARFTGRTAIVTGAAQGIGEAYARALAAEGANVVVADIDAELGEQVAKQIVADGGIASFTSVDVSDPASAEALAVSTVETYGGIDHVVNNAAIYGGMKLDLLLTVPWDYYKKFMSVNLDGALNVTRAVWPHMTKNGGSIVNQSSTAAWLYSGFYGLAKVGINGLTQQLAVELGGSNIRINAIAPGPIDTEATRTTTPANMVADMVKQLPLKRMGTPDDLVGMCLFLLSDEAAWVTGQIFNVDGGQVIRS
- a CDS encoding Rv2640c family ArsR-like transcriptional regulator yields the protein MPKALPMIDVSTPICCEPVSAAPMSDNAALELALRLKALADPVRIKLMSILLTADGGEVCTCDLATDIGLAESTVSHHLGQLRKAGMVVSERRGMNVFYRARAESLEALRMVLDPNCCR